GGCAATTATGGAGAAACTGGGTTTCAGTTCTAAGTGGGTAAATCTTGTTATGAGATGCATCACTTCTGTGTCATATTCTGTTTTAATAAATGGTGTTACTTGTGGGAATATTACCCCTACCCGAGGCCTTCAGCAAGGGGATCCTCTCTCCCcaactctctttctcatttgtaTTGAGGGGCTTTCTGCTCTTATTCATGAGGTAGCCCGTAACCAGCATTAGACTAGCATTTCTATTAGTAGGGGCTGCCCAAGAGTCACCCACCTTTTATTTGCGGATGATAGCATTCTCTTCTATAAAGCTAGTGCTGAGGAATGTCGGGTTTTGGAAGCACATCCTTCAAAAATATGAGGAAGCCTCGGGTCAGAAAATTAACACGGAGAAATCCTCAATATTCTTCAGTCCCAACACATATCAAGAAGTCAAGGATAAGATTTTTGCTACCCTAGGCCCTATGTAAGACTCTAGACACACGAGATACTTGGGCCTCCCATCCTTCATTGGAAGATCGAAGAAGCAAGTGTTTTCTATTCTTAAGGAGAGGATTGGGCAAAAGCTAGCTAGCTAGAAGGGTAAACTTCTCTctatgggggggggggggggggggaagaaatCCTCATAAAAGCGGTGGCACAAGCAATCCCACGTACATTATGGGTTGCTTCCTTCTTCCCCAAAGTCTTTGCGAAGAAATAGAAAGCATTATGAGAAATTTCTGGTGGGGTCAAAAGCAGCAAGAAACTAAAATGAGTTGGGTTAGCTGGAAAACAATGTGTAAGTAGAAAGCAAACGGAGGAATGGGATTCAGGAATCTTCAAGCTTTTAACAAAGCAATGCTTGCTAAGCAGTCATGGAGAATTATATAAAACCCAAACTCTCTTGTGGCAGAGGTTCTCTAATCTAGATACTTCCCTACCAGAGATATCCTAAATGCTAAGCTTAGTAATTCTCCATCATACTCTTGGAGAAGCATCCATAGCAGCCTGGATATTATTAGAATGGGTACTCATTGGAGAGTGGGCAACGAGAAACTAATTCACATTTGGGATGACAAATGGCTACCAACCCCTTCCACCTACAAGGTCATTTTGCCTCCAAATGACATTCCCCAATTCCCAATGGTCTCATTTCTCATTAACCCAATAACAAGGTGGTGGAATGTGGATTTGATAAGAGCATCCTTCATTTCCTTTGAAGCTGACACAATCTTGAAGATTCCTCTAAGTCACACCCTTCCAAAAGACAAAATAATCTGGATTAAAAATAGACGCGGAAAATTCTTAGTTAAAAGTGCCTACCATATAGGCCACAATATGATTGAGTCAAATGATCGAGGTGAAAGTTCAAGTGGGGACTCATGCAAACCTTTGTGGAAAAGGCTTTGGCGTCTCAACCTACCAGCAAAAATCAAGGTTTTTGCTTGGAGAGCATGTGTCAATGGTCTCCCTACTTTGGATGCTCTTTTTAGCAGAGGGATTTCTTAGAATAAGGTATGCCTTGTATGTGGTTATGAAGCTGAAAATATAGATCATGCTCTTATTAGTTGTGATTTTTCATCCTTAGTTTGGAACCTTTGGCTTGAAAATTCTCTTCGAATGCAAGGCTTTGGAAAGTCCTTCCTGGACTTTACATTATTTATCCTCTCTCACTTAACACCTCAAGACTTGGAGCTCTTCTTTGCCATGACTTGGGCCTTATGGTCCAATAGAAACAGAATTGTGCACAAGGATGATAGCCTTTCCCCACTTCAAGTATGGCATATGGCAAAAAATGCTGTGGATGATTATGTTTGCTCTACCAGTTGGGATTCCGACCTAACAAGACCTGTCCCCTCTAAATGGGTTCCACCACCCCTTGGAATTCACAAAGTGAATGTTGATAATGCATCTTCAGAACAAGATAATTTTTCCAGTGTGGGAGTTACCATTAGAGACAACAATGGTCAAGTTGTGGGTGCTCTTTGCTTGCCACTCCAGTCTTATTATTCTACTAAGCTTACAGAAGTCTTTGCATTAGAGCAAGGTGTCCTTCTTGCTCGAGAACTTCAGTTGCCTCGGGTTATCTTTGAATCAGACTCTTTGGCTGTCATTCAAGCAATCAATGATAAGGCTATGGGAAGCACCTTTGGGCACCTTATTCTGGGAATTTTTCAGGTTTGTGATTCTTTCGAGTCTTGCCATTTCAAGCACCTAAGCAGAAACTACAACACAGTGGCTCACGAGCTCGCTTAATATGCCCGAAGAACTGGAAGCCTTCAAATTTGGAAAGGCGTTGCTCCTTCCTTTGTTTTGCCGTTTTTGCATTCTGATCTGGTGTAATTAGCTTGTCCTCTGTCTTGCTTAGCAGGTTTCTTTGTATGATTGTTATTAGTTTAATGAAGTTTTattccctttcaaaaaaaaaaaaaaaaaaagagtagtggtgttgttagagcattcatagTTGTGGTATTaaaattactcaaaaaaaaaatagccatgGTATTAAAATTGCTAacctaaaacactaaaaaacaTGCTACATTGATGATGctaaatttatattgtattttACCAACTTGCTATAGTAAACTGCTATCTCTAGCAGTTCACTTTAGCTaagcttgtatattttgttttagattttagatctataaattttttttatggtcactaaaatgaggaaaatgctagagttacaaaatttttattttattttataaattactaatGTAATAAGTGGTTATTGTTaagtaaaaatatgatataaGTGTTGGGCCCACATgcgaactaataagaatttgctaccaaaatagtttgtaaaaatgttataaaaaagtttgtgagtatAACATTACTCCTAGAATGTGTTTGGATActacttattttactgaaactgaaaaattattactaaaaatactatagataaaggtaaaagttagttgaaatagtatagtgaggctcatgaatagtgtcAAAAAGTGCAACGAggctcataaatagtagcaaaaataagctgaatagtgaaataattttaatttttccacCTAACTCAAACACATacttaaaagaattaatgatattgtttaagagaagcaaaatgtaattttataaaacaaaatttctaaaattatccacatatatataataatatttttttaaaaaaattagggggggccattgccccccttAGTCCAACAGTGGCTACGTCCCTGGTGGTGTGGATTTGTTGATGGTTCTTgcttaagagaagagagagagagagagagagacaaaaaggaagagagagaaagagaaagcgAAAgcgaaaaaataaagaaagaatatttaaatgaagtggtaaaaaaaataaaacttttgatgttaaatatattgtaaagtgaggtgatgagataaataaaataactttttaaattactaaaagcaaaattttttaacattacCAATGTGAATATccttagggtacgtttggtacactgtaatgattattatatggaaataggaataagtattacaatgaatacattaagttggaatgtaattagtattaatatttattagttTGATGACCATTTAAGAATAGATTCCAAAATATGCGTTCACaatttagtagagtataaaaaaaatgtgtaattaaatcatttttaagtcaaatttcctaaaatatacttattttagggtgttcaaaatagagctaataattaacaacaAGGAAAATTtagtttctttccttttgaagatgtggcaactaatgactttttaggaaatttttaaaaaaaagttattacataagGTGAAAGAATAGATATTTAGTACTTTtgataaggaatagttattcctcattttaaaaaatagttattcataaggaataattattcattgtaataaaagtATAACCAAACAGCAGAATAGTTATGCCATAAGAATATTAattacattacagtgtctattacTAGGACATTAATGGGGATTACGACatgaattgtaatctttattactaggaataaaatgtgttataatgtaataactaaacatattcataagtttggttgtgagttataacattagaataaaacttaagatttattttaggaaaaatcttactcatacaattatatctccttaaaaattgttattttttttaaaatttaagagagatatatgttatttttttatgattttttatttttataattgttatatgtatatagaaagtttgtttatttggaaatatattaagttttgaaattattacacTTACTAAGAAATAACTAATATAaccattttaaagaggaataattattccttattttgaaaaatagtttctaataaggaatgactattcttgataataaaaatataaccaaattaAAGAATAGCTAAACTATATGAATATCTATTACACTACagtgtctattacagtctaccaaacatgcatTTGGAAATTAATCTATAACACAAAAGGAATCTTGGtttaaaagcaataaaacatCAATAGtaggaaaatagaaaagacCCAAATCTTCCAATAATTTTGTTCCTCTCCTTGTTAAAGCACTTGATGAGCAACTAGAATACCATTCAATGTTAAAGAAATCATGTTAATCAAACATACAAAGTAAAAGACAAATACTTTTGATTGACATGCAtaccttcttattttttattttttattttttatatagacACCTATACTCTCAATCTCTCCTCCTCATCCGCTATAGCCTTAACAGTATAATAGaaatgaatgtttgaatcaGTTTCATG
This genomic stretch from Quercus lobata isolate SW786 chromosome 3, ValleyOak3.0 Primary Assembly, whole genome shotgun sequence harbors:
- the LOC115980629 gene encoding uncharacterized protein LOC115980629 translates to MAKNAVDDYVCSTSWDSDLTRPVPSKWVPPPLGIHKVNVDNASSEQDNFSSVGVTIRDNNGQVVGALCLPLQSYYSTKLTEVFALEQGVLLARELQLPRVIFESDSLAVIQAINDKAMGSTFGHLILGIFQVCDSFESCHFKHLSRNYNTVAHELA